The following DNA comes from Candidatus Desulfofervidus auxilii.
AAATTTCCAGATGATAAAGTTTCTTTTATTTCATTAAAATATGCACATCCTGAATGGATGGTTAAATATTGGCTTAAACACTTTGGAGAGGAAAATACTATCTCTATATGTAAATTCAACAATATGACTTCTCCTATTGTTATTCGCACAAATACATTAAAGATTACAAGAGAAGAATTAAAGAAAAAATTTTTGTCTATAAATTTAAAAGCAAATGAAACTCGTTTTACTCCCGAAGGACTGATTTTAGGGAAATTACCTTGTTCTTTATCAGAATTGCCAGGTTTTAAAGAAGGATTGTTTTTTCCACAATCAGAAGTATCTCAGATTATCACTCATCTTCTTTCTCCTAAGTCTGATGAGATAATATTAGATGGTTGTGCTGGAGTAGGTGGAAAAACTACTCATATTGCACAATTGATGCAAAATAAAGGGAGAATTTATGCCATTGAACCAAATAAGGAAAGAGTACAACGTCTCTATCAAAATTTAAAAAAATTTGAAATAAAAAATACTATAGTAAAACCAGGATTTTTAGAAAAAAATATTACTTCATTTCCCAAAAACTATTTTGACCGTATTCTTATAGATGCACCCTGTTCTGGATTAGGGGTCTTAAGAAAAAATGTAGATTTAAAATGGAGAAAAAAAGAAGAAGATATTAAAAGACTTTCTCAATTACAACTTCTTCTTTTAAAAAGCATTCCATTTTATTTGAAAAAAAATGGTATACTTCTTTATGTTACTTGCACTTTAACTAAAGAAGAAAATGAAGATGTAATAAAAGCATTTTTAAAAATGTTTCCTAATTTTTGTTTAGAAGATATTGCATTTTTATTCCCTCAATATGCCCAATTTTGTAAAAATTGTTTTTTTCAAACTTTACCTCATCTTCATAATCTTGAAGGTTTTTTTGCTGCCCGTTTGCGGAAGGTTGACGATTGAAAAAATCCCTTATAAAAAAGAGCATTCAAGGGGGGAATATGTCTAAAAAATTTAAAATTGCTCCATCTATTCTTTCAGCAGACTTTGCTAATTTAGCAGTAGAGATAAAGGCAGTAGAAAAAGCGGGAGCAGATTGGATTCACATAGATGTAATGGATGGGCATTTTGTACCTAATTTAACTATTGGCCCACCTGTAATAGCTTGCTTACGTCAAGTTACGAAGTTACCTTTAGATGTTCACTTAATGATAGAAAAGCCAGAAAGATATATAGAAGAATTTGTTAAAGCAGGAGCTGATATTCTTACTGTTCATGTAGAAACATGTATTCATTTACATCGCACCTTGCAATTTATTCGCTATTTTGGGAAAAAAGCTGGTGTGGCTTTAAATCCTGCTACACCTCTTTGTTTTTTAGAACCTATATTAAAAGAAGTGGATTTAGTGCTTATTATGAGTGTTAATCCAGGATTTGGTGGACAAGAATTTATATCTCAAGCCTTAGATCGTATACAAACAGTGCGAAGGTGGATTGAGGAAAATCAACTAAAAATAGATTTAGAAGTAGATGGTGGGATTAATGAAAAAACCATTTCAGCTGTAGCTAAAGCAGGAGCAAATGTCTTTGTAGCTGGTTCAGCTATCTTTGGTAAAGGAAATTATAAAGAAATAATACAGAGTTTTAGAAAAAAGATTAAAATGGTCTCTGGTTAAGGAGGTAGTATGCCTATTACATTAAATATGGTTCTTCCTGGTAAGAAAGTGCGAATAATAATGGTAGAAGGTGGCGTAAGATGTCGTCAATGCTTAGCAGAGTTAGGAGTGTATCCTGGAGATGTAATAAAGGTAATAAGAAGTGCCCCATTTGCAGGGCCTATACTTGTAGAGGTCAATGGTGCAAGAGTTATGCTTGGTAGGGGAATGGCAAGTAAAATTATAGTGGAGGAGGTAACTTGAGAATAGTATTAGTAGGTCAGCCAAATTGTGGTAAAAGCACTATCTTTAATTATATAAGTGGTTACAAAGCCGTTACTGCTAATTTTCCTGGAACTACTGTTAAATACACAGTTAGTAAACTTTATATTAATGGTTATCTTTGTGAATGTGTAGATTTACCAGGTACTTATTCTCTTATTTCTACTGATGCTGCTGAACAAGAGGCCAGGCGTTATCTTTTAACACAAAAAGTAGATGTTATTGTTAATGTTTTAGATGCTTCAATCCTTGGTCGGAGTTTGGAGCTTACATTAGAATTATTAGAGTTATGTAAACCAATGGTAATAGCCTTGAATATGATTGATGAGGCAGAACGTAAAGGTATCCATATAGATGAAAAACAATTAGCCAATATTTTAGGAGTGCCTGTTATAAAAACAATTGCTTATACAGGTCAAGGTTTAACAGAACTTTTGCGAATAGCAATTAAAGCCTATGAAAGGAATATTGTTGGTTCTCCTCCTATTTTAAGTAAAGATGTGGAAAAAGTGGTAGTAGCATTTATGAAAAAAGTAAGAGATATAGCTAAAAAAATGCACATTCCTCCTCGTTTTTTAGCTTTAAAACTTTTAGAAAAAGATCCTGAACTTGAAAAGATAGTTTTAAATTTTCATTTATCTCTTTCTTCTTATTTAAAACAAGCCCAAAAGCAACTTGAAGAGACACATGGTCGTCCATCAGATGTAGTCATATCTTCTGAACGTCATGGTTTAGCTATGCATATTTATGAAAAAGTAGCTAAGATCCTTCGTACTCCAAAACCAGATATTCGGGATAAGATAGATGATGTACTTATGCATCGTATATGGGGTTATGTATTTTTAGTAGCAATTTTTTATGGTTTTTTTAATCTTGTTTTTAAAATTGGTAGTTATATTGAAGAACCTTTGATGAAAATATTTGATTCTCTTCTTATTAAAATGCAATCTTTTTTTAATTCTTCTTTCTCTTATGTTGTTATAGAAGGTGCAATACAAGGAATTGCTGGAGGGGTCGCTATTGTTTTGCCTTATTTAGTGCCATTTTTCATTGGTTTAGCATTACTTGAAGATTCTGGATATTTGCCTAGAGTAGCTTTTCTTCTTGATTCTTTTATGCACCGTATTGGGCTTCATGGGAAATCAATAATTCCTCTTCTTTTAGGTTATGGTTGTAGTGTGCCAGCAGTTATGGCTACACGTGTGCTTGAATCAGAAAGAGATAGATTCATTACTGCTATTCTTTCTACTTTCATTCCTTGCTCTGCCCGTACAGTAATTATTCTTGGTCTTGTATCTTATTATCTTGGTCCAAATTATGCTTTTGGAATTTATATTTTAAATATACTTATTGTTGGTCTTAGTGGTAAAATTTTAACTCATCTTTATCCTGAAGTTACACCAGGTTTACTTCTTGAAGTACCAAAATATCATATTCCTTCTTTCAAATCCATTGCAATAAAGTCTTGGTATAGATTAAAAGAATTTATTGTTATTGCCTGGCCTATACTTGTTGTTGGTAGTGTTATTTTAAGTATTTTACAATTTTTTCATTTAGATAAAATTATAAATACTTTTTGTCTTCCTATTACTTTAATTTTAGGTTTGCCAGAGGTTATAGGTACAACCTTAATCTTTGGAATATTGAGAAAAGAACTTTCATTAATTATGCTTTTACAGGCACTTGGTACACAAGAATTATTAACTGTTATGACAAAAGGACAAATATTAACTTTTACTATCTTTGTTGTTTTTTATATACCTTGTTTAGCTACAATAGCTGCATTATGGCAGGAAATCGGAGCAAAAAAAACAATTTTTGCTTTAATTTTCACTACTCTTATTGCCTTTTTCTTTGGTGTTTTGACCAGAGGCTTAGTTTATATTTTAGGAGTATAAAATGAGTGTCTATCCAATTATCTTAGGTCAAAAAACTGTTTATACAGAAAAAAGACTTACTGTATATTCTCCTTATACTCATCAACCTGTAAGTGAAGTATGTTTAGCTACTGAAAAAGAAATAGAAGAAGCAATTTTAGCCGCACAAAAGGCTTTTTCTATATTAAAACATATGCCTGCTTATATCAAAGCAAATGCTCTTTTTCAAATTAGTGAAGGAGTAAAAGAAAAAGCAGAGGAATTAGCACAAACTATAACTAAAGAAGCAGGTAAGCCCATTTCATTAGCAAGGATTGAAGTAAATCGATGTATTGATTTGTTCAAATATGCTGCAGAAGAAGCAAAGCGTTTTGGTGGTGAGATTGTCCCTTTAGATTTAGATAAATTGGGAGAAAATCGATTGGGTATTTATAGGCGATTTCCCATTGGGCCTATGCTTGGTATTACTCCTTTCAATTTCCCTTTAAATCTCGTTGCTCATAAAGTAGCACCTGCTTTAGCAGTAGGTAATCCTATTATTATTAAACCTTCTTCTGCCACTCCTACTGCTGCTTTAATTTTGGGAGAAATAATAGCTAAAACAGATTTACCAGAAGGAACAATAAGTATTTTACCTTGCTCAACAGATATAGCTGAAAAGATGGTAAAAGATGATCGCCTTGTTATGTTGACTTTTACAGGTAGTCCTGAAGTAGGATGGTATTTAAAAAACATAGCAGGGAGAAAACGTGTAGTGTTAGAACTTGGTGGTAATGCTGCTTTAGTTATATCATCTTTACGTTTAAAGGAATTTTTATTAGAAAGAGCTATTTTTGGAGCATTTTATCAAGCAGGTCAGGTATGTATTTCTATTCAACGTATATTTGTTAGAAAAGATTTGTATAAAGAATTTCTTAATGATTTTCTGAAAAAAGTAGAAGATGTCAAAACTGGGGATCCATTTGATGAAGATGTATTAGTAGGACCTCTTATTAATAAATCAGCAGCTGATAGGGTAGAGTCATGGATAAAAGAAGCAATAGAAGGTGGTGCAAAATTATTAATAGGAGGTGAAAGAAAAGATAATCTTATTTATCCAACAGTTTTAACTAATACACGTCCAGAAATGAAGGTAAATGCTAAAGAAATCTTTGGCCCAGTAGTAACTGTAGAGTCATTTGAAAAATTTAATGATGCTGTTGCTATGGTAAACAATTCTGTTTATGGTCTTCAAACAGGCATTTTTACTGATAAATTAGAAGAGGTTTTTTATGCTTATAATCATTTAGATGTAGGTGGTGTTATTATTAACGATATACCTACTTATCGAAGTGATCCTATGCCATATGGAGGAGTTAAACTTTCTGGTTTGGGAAGAGAAGGTATACGTTATGCTATGGAAGAAATGAGTGAAGGTAAACTTTTAGCTATTAAATATGTCTAATGATTTCTTAAAAGATTTAGATCTCAAAATTTATAATCAGAAACAAAGTGAGTTTTTTAATAATGTAATGGAATTTTTTACCCAACCTTTACCTTTAGAAATTAAAAAAAATCTTGAAAAAATTGTTGCCTTTGCTAATATTGTTCAGGATGAAGTTATTTTAGATGTAGGTGCAGGTACTGGTGTTTTAATTCCATATTTTTTGAAATATAAACCTAAAAAAATTATTGCCTGTGATCTTTCTAAACGTATGTTGAATTATTTAAAGCAGCAGTTTCCTGAAGTAGAAACATATCTTATGGATATCAGAGACTTACATTTACCTAATGCATATATTGATGTTGCTTTTTTAAATGCTGTTTGGCCAAATATTGGTGATAAACCAGGTGCTTTGAAAAACTTATATCGTATATTAAAAGA
Coding sequences within:
- the feoB gene encoding ferrous iron transport protein B, translating into MRIVLVGQPNCGKSTIFNYISGYKAVTANFPGTTVKYTVSKLYINGYLCECVDLPGTYSLISTDAAEQEARRYLLTQKVDVIVNVLDASILGRSLELTLELLELCKPMVIALNMIDEAERKGIHIDEKQLANILGVPVIKTIAYTGQGLTELLRIAIKAYERNIVGSPPILSKDVEKVVVAFMKKVRDIAKKMHIPPRFLALKLLEKDPELEKIVLNFHLSLSSYLKQAQKQLEETHGRPSDVVISSERHGLAMHIYEKVAKILRTPKPDIRDKIDDVLMHRIWGYVFLVAIFYGFFNLVFKIGSYIEEPLMKIFDSLLIKMQSFFNSSFSYVVIEGAIQGIAGGVAIVLPYLVPFFIGLALLEDSGYLPRVAFLLDSFMHRIGLHGKSIIPLLLGYGCSVPAVMATRVLESERDRFITAILSTFIPCSARTVIILGLVSYYLGPNYAFGIYILNILIVGLSGKILTHLYPEVTPGLLLEVPKYHIPSFKSIAIKSWYRLKEFIVIAWPILVVGSVILSILQFFHLDKIINTFCLPITLILGLPEVIGTTLIFGILRKELSLIMLLQALGTQELLTVMTKGQILTFTIFVVFYIPCLATIAALWQEIGAKKTIFALIFTTLIAFFFGVLTRGLVYILGV
- the rsmB gene encoding 16S rRNA (cytosine(967)-C(5))-methyltransferase RsmB, whose translation is MNVRLVAFKLLVDWERKKKQADALLEQTLLYRYKNISQHERAFLTELFYGVLRWLNQLDYIIDQFSHVKPKKISIKVRSLLRLGIYQLYYLDGIPPWVAVYETVEIAKKELPPWVIGFINAILRRVVREKDKIKFPDDKVSFISLKYAHPEWMVKYWLKHFGEENTISICKFNNMTSPIVIRTNTLKITREELKKKFLSINLKANETRFTPEGLILGKLPCSLSELPGFKEGLFFPQSEVSQIITHLLSPKSDEIILDGCAGVGGKTTHIAQLMQNKGRIYAIEPNKERVQRLYQNLKKFEIKNTIVKPGFLEKNITSFPKNYFDRILIDAPCSGLGVLRKNVDLKWRKKEEDIKRLSQLQLLLLKSIPFYLKKNGILLYVTCTLTKEENEDVIKAFLKMFPNFCLEDIAFLFPQYAQFCKNCFFQTLPHLHNLEGFFAARLRKVDD
- the rpe gene encoding ribulose-phosphate 3-epimerase, with translation MSKKFKIAPSILSADFANLAVEIKAVEKAGADWIHIDVMDGHFVPNLTIGPPVIACLRQVTKLPLDVHLMIEKPERYIEEFVKAGADILTVHVETCIHLHRTLQFIRYFGKKAGVALNPATPLCFLEPILKEVDLVLIMSVNPGFGGQEFISQALDRIQTVRRWIEENQLKIDLEVDGGINEKTISAVAKAGANVFVAGSAIFGKGNYKEIIQSFRKKIKMVSG
- a CDS encoding ferrous iron transport protein A, with amino-acid sequence MPITLNMVLPGKKVRIIMVEGGVRCRQCLAELGVYPGDVIKVIRSAPFAGPILVEVNGARVMLGRGMASKIIVEEVT
- a CDS encoding class I SAM-dependent methyltransferase, with translation MEFFTQPLPLEIKKNLEKIVAFANIVQDEVILDVGAGTGVLIPYFLKYKPKKIIACDLSKRMLNYLKQQFPEVETYLMDIRDLHLPNAYIDVAFLNAVWPNIGDKPGALKNLYRILKDNGRIIISHPEGKAFVNNLKKILPFPINSLPEKEELRKFLKKFGFSLKNFIDEHRFYFALAFKVKKED
- a CDS encoding aldehyde dehydrogenase family protein, coding for MSVYPIILGQKTVYTEKRLTVYSPYTHQPVSEVCLATEKEIEEAILAAQKAFSILKHMPAYIKANALFQISEGVKEKAEELAQTITKEAGKPISLARIEVNRCIDLFKYAAEEAKRFGGEIVPLDLDKLGENRLGIYRRFPIGPMLGITPFNFPLNLVAHKVAPALAVGNPIIIKPSSATPTAALILGEIIAKTDLPEGTISILPCSTDIAEKMVKDDRLVMLTFTGSPEVGWYLKNIAGRKRVVLELGGNAALVISSLRLKEFLLERAIFGAFYQAGQVCISIQRIFVRKDLYKEFLNDFLKKVEDVKTGDPFDEDVLVGPLINKSAADRVESWIKEAIEGGAKLLIGGERKDNLIYPTVLTNTRPEMKVNAKEIFGPVVTVESFEKFNDAVAMVNNSVYGLQTGIFTDKLEEVFYAYNHLDVGGVIINDIPTYRSDPMPYGGVKLSGLGREGIRYAMEEMSEGKLLAIKYV